In Papio anubis isolate 15944 chromosome 17, Panubis1.0, whole genome shotgun sequence, the following are encoded in one genomic region:
- the LOC101020181 gene encoding membrane primary amine oxidase isoform X1, which yields MAVFIILSLFSVLVTGIGEGGAGSEKGGERECKLNQLPHCPSISPSAQPWTHPGQSQLFADLSREELTAVMHFLTQRLGPGLVDAAQARPSDNCVFSVELQLPPKAAALAHLDRGSPPPAREALAIVFFGRQPQPNVSELVVGPLPHPSYMRDVTVERHGGPLPYHRRPVLFREYLDIDQMIFDRELPQASGLLHHCCFYKHQERNLVTMNTAPRGLQSGDRATWFGLYYNISGAGFFLHPVGLELLVNHKALDPARWTIQKVFYQGCYYDSLAQLEAQFEAGLVNVVLIPDNGTGGSWSLKSPVPPGPAPPLQFHPQGPRFSVQGSRVASSLWTFSFGLGAFSGPRIFDVRFQGERVAYEVSVQEALAIYGGNSPSALRSRYIDSGFGLGHFSTPLTRGVDCPYLATYVDWHFLFESQAAKTIRDAFCVFEHNQGLPLRRHHSDLYSHYFGGLAETVLVVRSVSTMLNYDYVWDTVFHPNGAIEVRLHTTGYISSAFPFGAAERYGNKVSEHTLGTAHTHSAHFKVDLDVAGLENWVWAEDMAFVPMAVPWSPEHQMQRMEVTRKLLETEEQATFPMGGATPRYLYLASNHSNKWGHPRGYRIQVRSFSGEPLPQNSSMERGFSWGSAASGSGTVDELVGLIKNSCRYQLAVTQRKEEEPSSTSIYNLNDPWTPTVDFTDFINNETIAGQDLVAWVTAGFLHIPHAEDIPNTVTVGNGVGFFLRPYNFFDEDPSFYSADSIHFRGDQDAGACEVNPLACLPQAAACAPDLPAFSHGGFSHN from the exons ATGGCTGTCTTCATTATTTTGTCCCTGTTTAGTGTTCTGGTGACAGGCATAGGTGAAGGCGGGGCTGGGAGTGAGAAAGGAGGTGAGAGGGAATGTAAGCTGAACCAGCTTCCCCATTGCCCCTCTATATCTCCCAGTGCCCAGCCTTGGACACACCCTGGCCAGAGCCAGCTGTTTGCAGACCTGAGCCGAGAGGAGCTGACAGCTGTGATGCACTTTCTGACCCAGCGACTGGGGCCAGGGCTGGTGGATGCGGCCCAGGCCCGGCCCTCGGACAACTGTGTCTTCTCAGTGGAGCTACAGCTGCCTCCCAAGGCTGCAGCCCTGGCTCACCTGGACAGGGGGAGCCCCCCACCTGCCCGGGAGGCACTGGCCATCGTCTTCTTTGGCAGGCAACCCCAGCCCAACGTGAGTGAGCTGGTGGTGGGGCCACTGCCTCACCCTTCCTATATGCGGGACGTGACCGTGGAGCGTCATGGAGGCCCCCTGCCCTATCACCGACGCCCCGTGCTGTTCCGAGAGTACCTGGACATAGACCAGATGATCTTCGACAGAGAGCTGCCCCAGGCTTCTGGGCTTCTCCACCACTGTTGCTTCTACAAGCACCAGGAACGGAACCTGGTGACAATGAACACGGCTCCCCGTGGTCTGCAATCGGGGGACCGGGCCACTTGGTTTGGCCTCTACTACAACATCTCAGGGGCTGGGTTCTTCCTGCACCCCGTGGGCTTGGAGCTGCTAGTGAACCACAAGGCCCTGGACCCTGCCCGTTGGACCATCCAGAAGGTGTTCTATCAAGGCTGCTACTACGACAGCCTGGCCCAGCTGGAGGCCCAGTTTGAGGCCGGCCTTGTGAATGTGGTGCTGATCCCAGACAATGGCACAGGTGGGTCCTGGTCCCTGAAGTCCCCTGTGCCCCCAGGTCCAGCTCCCCCTCTGCAGTTCCATCCCCAGGGCCCCCGCTTCAGTGTCCAGGGAAGTCGAGTGGCCTCCTCACTATGGACTTTCTCCTTTGGTCTCGGAGCATTCAGTGGCCCAAGGATCTTTGACGTTCGCTTCCAAGGGGAGAGGGTGGCCTATGAAGTCAGTGTCCAGGAGGCCTTGGCCATCTATGGAGGCAATTCTCCTTCTGCTCTACGAAGCCGGTACATAGATAGCGGCTTTGGCTTGGGCCACTTCTCCACGCCCCTGACCCGTGGGGTGGACTGCCCCTACCTGGCCACTTATGTGGACTGGCACTTCCTTTTCGAGTCCCAGGCCGCCAAGACAATACGTGATGCCTTTTGTGTATTTGAACACAACCAGGGCCTCCCCCTGCGGCGACACCACTCAGATCTCTACTCCCACTACTTTGGGGGCCTTGCAGAAACGGTGCTGGTCGTCAGATCTGTGTCCACTATGCTCAACTATGACTATGTGTGGGATACAGTCTTCCACCCTAATGGGGCCATAGAAGTCAGACTCCACACCACCGGCTACATCAGCTCAGCATTCCCCTTTGGTGCTGCCGAGAGGTATGGGAACAAAGTTTCAGAGCACACCCTGGGCACGGCCCACACCCACAGCGCCCACTTCAAGGTGGACCTGGATGTAGCAG GACTAGAGAACTGGGTCTGGGCCGAGGATATGGCCTTTGTCCCCATGGCTGTGCCGTGGAGCCCTGAGCACCAGATGCAGAGGATGGAGGTGACCCGGAAGCTGCTGGAGACGGAGGAGCAGGCCACCTTCCCCATGGGAGGTGCAACCCCTCGCTACCTGTACCTGGCCAGCAACCACAGCAACAAGTGGGGTCACCCCCGGGGCTACCGCATCCAGGTGCGCAGCTTTTCTGGGGAGCCGCTACCCCAGAACAGCTCCATGGAGAGAGGCTTCAGCTGGGGGAG TGCAGCCTCAGGCAGTGGAACGGTTGATGAACTTGTCGGTCTAATCAAAAACTCCTGTAGGTACCAGCTGGCGGTAACCCAGCGGAAGGAGGAGGAGCCCAGTAGCACCAGCATCTACAATTTGAATGACCCTTGGACACCCACTGTGGACTTCACTGACTTCATCAACAATGAGACCATTGCAGGGCAG GACTTGGTGGCCTGGGTGACAGCTGGTTTTCTGCACATCCCACATGCAGAGGACATTCCTAACACGGTGACTGTGGGGAACGGCGTGGGCTTCTTCCTCCGACCCTACAACTTCTTTGACGAAGACCCCTCCTTCTACTCTGCCGACTCCATCCACTTCCGAGGGGACCAGGATGCTGGGGCCTGTGAGGTCAACCCCCTGGCTTGCCTGCCCCAGGCTGCTGCCTGTGCCCCCGACCTCCCTGCCTTCTCCCACGGGGGCTTCTCTCACAACTAG
- the LOC101020181 gene encoding membrane primary amine oxidase isoform X2: MAVFIILSLFSVLVTGIGEGGAGSEKGGERECKLNQLPHCPSISPSAQPWTHPGQSQLFADLSREELTAVMHFLTQRLGPGLVDAAQARPSDNCVFSVELQLPPKAAALAHLDRGSPPPAREALAIVFFGRQPQPNVSELVVGPLPHPSYMRDVTVERHGGPLPYHRRPVLFREYLDIDQMIFDRELPQASGLLHHCCFYKHQERNLVTMNTAPRGLQSGDRATWFGLYYNISGAGFFLHPVGLELLVNHKALDPARWTIQKVFYQGCYYDSLAQLEAQFEAGLVNVVLIPDNGTGGSWSLKSPVPPGPAPPLQFHPQGPRFSVQGSRVASSLWTFSFGLGAFSGPRIFDVRFQGERVAYEVSVQEALAIYGGNSPSALRSRYIDSGFGLGHFSTPLTRGVDCPYLATYVDWHFLFESQAAKTIRDAFCVFEHNQGLPLRRHHSDLYSHYFGGLAETVLVVRSVSTMLNYDYVWDTVFHPNGAIEVRLHTTGYISSAFPFGAAERYGNKVSEHTLGTAHTHSAHFKVDLDVAGLENWVWAEDMAFVPMAVPWSPEHQMQRMEVTRKLLETEEQATFPMGGATPRYLYLASNHSNKWGHPRGYRIQVRSFSGEPLPQNSSMERGFSWGRYQLAVTQRKEEEPSSTSIYNLNDPWTPTVDFTDFINNETIAGQDLVAWVTAGFLHIPHAEDIPNTVTVGNGVGFFLRPYNFFDEDPSFYSADSIHFRGDQDAGACEVNPLACLPQAAACAPDLPAFSHGGFSHN; the protein is encoded by the exons ATGGCTGTCTTCATTATTTTGTCCCTGTTTAGTGTTCTGGTGACAGGCATAGGTGAAGGCGGGGCTGGGAGTGAGAAAGGAGGTGAGAGGGAATGTAAGCTGAACCAGCTTCCCCATTGCCCCTCTATATCTCCCAGTGCCCAGCCTTGGACACACCCTGGCCAGAGCCAGCTGTTTGCAGACCTGAGCCGAGAGGAGCTGACAGCTGTGATGCACTTTCTGACCCAGCGACTGGGGCCAGGGCTGGTGGATGCGGCCCAGGCCCGGCCCTCGGACAACTGTGTCTTCTCAGTGGAGCTACAGCTGCCTCCCAAGGCTGCAGCCCTGGCTCACCTGGACAGGGGGAGCCCCCCACCTGCCCGGGAGGCACTGGCCATCGTCTTCTTTGGCAGGCAACCCCAGCCCAACGTGAGTGAGCTGGTGGTGGGGCCACTGCCTCACCCTTCCTATATGCGGGACGTGACCGTGGAGCGTCATGGAGGCCCCCTGCCCTATCACCGACGCCCCGTGCTGTTCCGAGAGTACCTGGACATAGACCAGATGATCTTCGACAGAGAGCTGCCCCAGGCTTCTGGGCTTCTCCACCACTGTTGCTTCTACAAGCACCAGGAACGGAACCTGGTGACAATGAACACGGCTCCCCGTGGTCTGCAATCGGGGGACCGGGCCACTTGGTTTGGCCTCTACTACAACATCTCAGGGGCTGGGTTCTTCCTGCACCCCGTGGGCTTGGAGCTGCTAGTGAACCACAAGGCCCTGGACCCTGCCCGTTGGACCATCCAGAAGGTGTTCTATCAAGGCTGCTACTACGACAGCCTGGCCCAGCTGGAGGCCCAGTTTGAGGCCGGCCTTGTGAATGTGGTGCTGATCCCAGACAATGGCACAGGTGGGTCCTGGTCCCTGAAGTCCCCTGTGCCCCCAGGTCCAGCTCCCCCTCTGCAGTTCCATCCCCAGGGCCCCCGCTTCAGTGTCCAGGGAAGTCGAGTGGCCTCCTCACTATGGACTTTCTCCTTTGGTCTCGGAGCATTCAGTGGCCCAAGGATCTTTGACGTTCGCTTCCAAGGGGAGAGGGTGGCCTATGAAGTCAGTGTCCAGGAGGCCTTGGCCATCTATGGAGGCAATTCTCCTTCTGCTCTACGAAGCCGGTACATAGATAGCGGCTTTGGCTTGGGCCACTTCTCCACGCCCCTGACCCGTGGGGTGGACTGCCCCTACCTGGCCACTTATGTGGACTGGCACTTCCTTTTCGAGTCCCAGGCCGCCAAGACAATACGTGATGCCTTTTGTGTATTTGAACACAACCAGGGCCTCCCCCTGCGGCGACACCACTCAGATCTCTACTCCCACTACTTTGGGGGCCTTGCAGAAACGGTGCTGGTCGTCAGATCTGTGTCCACTATGCTCAACTATGACTATGTGTGGGATACAGTCTTCCACCCTAATGGGGCCATAGAAGTCAGACTCCACACCACCGGCTACATCAGCTCAGCATTCCCCTTTGGTGCTGCCGAGAGGTATGGGAACAAAGTTTCAGAGCACACCCTGGGCACGGCCCACACCCACAGCGCCCACTTCAAGGTGGACCTGGATGTAGCAG GACTAGAGAACTGGGTCTGGGCCGAGGATATGGCCTTTGTCCCCATGGCTGTGCCGTGGAGCCCTGAGCACCAGATGCAGAGGATGGAGGTGACCCGGAAGCTGCTGGAGACGGAGGAGCAGGCCACCTTCCCCATGGGAGGTGCAACCCCTCGCTACCTGTACCTGGCCAGCAACCACAGCAACAAGTGGGGTCACCCCCGGGGCTACCGCATCCAGGTGCGCAGCTTTTCTGGGGAGCCGCTACCCCAGAACAGCTCCATGGAGAGAGGCTTCAGCTGGGGGAG GTACCAGCTGGCGGTAACCCAGCGGAAGGAGGAGGAGCCCAGTAGCACCAGCATCTACAATTTGAATGACCCTTGGACACCCACTGTGGACTTCACTGACTTCATCAACAATGAGACCATTGCAGGGCAG GACTTGGTGGCCTGGGTGACAGCTGGTTTTCTGCACATCCCACATGCAGAGGACATTCCTAACACGGTGACTGTGGGGAACGGCGTGGGCTTCTTCCTCCGACCCTACAACTTCTTTGACGAAGACCCCTCCTTCTACTCTGCCGACTCCATCCACTTCCGAGGGGACCAGGATGCTGGGGCCTGTGAGGTCAACCCCCTGGCTTGCCTGCCCCAGGCTGCTGCCTGTGCCCCCGACCTCCCTGCCTTCTCCCACGGGGGCTTCTCTCACAACTAG